In the genome of Nocardioides marmoribigeumensis, one region contains:
- a CDS encoding serine hydrolase, which yields MGPHRRRGRAQRVRPPDALGGRQGGRRGHRRPHDQPLNVPEGTRWSIAAGPVDDPAVVSVEPDLLLPTASVGKLFLLLELAARLEAGTLSPDQPVDRRSVAPVADSGLWQHLMTDVLPLGDVAQLVGSVSDNWASNALLDLVGIEAVQSRAQSLAPGGSTLLDLVRDRRGPEHPPTLSLGCASDWLALMSALATGDGLGRATSLRVLEWLRHGLDLSMVPSGFGLDPLAHADPDGGLRVFSKTGTSDGVRADVGVVMGSHDTWAYAAIASWDPAEGDRRDEVLATMRELGELVRREVSSSG from the coding sequence GTGGGACCTCACCGCCGACGAGGTCGCGCGCAACGTGTTCGCCCACCCGACGCTCTCGGAGGCCGTCAAGGAGGCCGTCGAGGGCATCGCCGGCCACATGATCAACCTCTGAACGTCCCGGAGGGCACCCGCTGGAGCATCGCGGCCGGCCCGGTCGACGACCCGGCCGTGGTGTCGGTGGAGCCCGACCTGCTCCTGCCGACCGCGAGCGTGGGCAAGCTGTTCCTGCTCCTCGAGCTGGCCGCACGGCTCGAGGCCGGGACGCTGTCGCCCGACCAGCCGGTGGACCGCCGGTCCGTCGCGCCGGTCGCGGACTCCGGGCTGTGGCAGCACCTGATGACCGACGTCCTGCCGCTGGGTGACGTGGCCCAGCTGGTGGGATCGGTGAGTGACAACTGGGCGAGCAACGCGCTGCTCGACCTCGTCGGCATCGAGGCCGTGCAGTCACGCGCGCAGTCCCTCGCGCCCGGTGGCTCCACCCTGCTCGACCTGGTGCGGGACCGTCGGGGCCCGGAGCACCCGCCGACGCTGAGCCTCGGCTGCGCCTCGGACTGGCTGGCGCTGATGTCCGCGCTGGCCACCGGCGACGGCCTCGGCCGGGCGACCAGCCTCCGGGTCCTGGAGTGGCTGCGGCACGGCCTCGACCTGTCGATGGTCCCCTCCGGCTTCGGACTCGACCCGCTCGCGCACGCCGACCCCGACGGTGGCCTGCGGGTCTTCTCCAAGACCGGCACCAGCGACGGCGTCCGCGCCGACGTGGGCGTGGTGATGGGCAGCCACGACACCTGGGCCTATGCCGCGATCGCGAGCTGGGACCCGGCCGAGGGCGACCGCCGCGACGAGGTGCTGGCGACGATGCGCGAGCTCGGCGAGCTGGTCAGGCGCGAGGTCAGCTCGTCGGGATGA